In Gossypium arboreum isolate Shixiya-1 chromosome 6, ASM2569848v2, whole genome shotgun sequence, the following are encoded in one genomic region:
- the LOC108486245 gene encoding F-box/kelch-repeat protein At4g19870-like, which produces MSGDTSDSSSYFDGREPDELIRALVQKWPDTDGKMTLGLRFIDLERNKVFIKAMPPDAPSGSTAVSCGNHVYVIGGMRENDANFRGYDGVNDVFQLDLKDLERGWRKTISMLFPRAFPLVLAAEGKIYVFEYWGSESFGEVYDISGDFWEPLSPPPEAIDICVPVLDSSRSRILVHCHASDTLYAYYYDRKSWVCLEQKFCYWSDTATIVDDVLYTVLDNYSCSLEAYNLLDKKHLPVKWLSEVPVTPPQGCTLYRLGSGKLILGWVNHLHTFEYIRFNIWCNEQGGIHVAAEHQSAITVPYPKDICNLLFF; this is translated from the coding sequence ATGAGCGGCGATACTAGTGATTCCTCTAGTTACTTTGATGGGCGAGAGCCAGATGAACTGATCAGGGCCCTCGTCCAGAAATGGCCGGATACCGATGGTAAAATGACGCTCGGTTTGCGCTTTATTGATCTGGAAAGGAATAAAGTCTTTATTAAGGCGATGCCACCTGATGCTCCTTCAGGTTCCACTGCCGTTTCCTGTGGCAACCACGTTTACGTTATTGGGGGAATGCGCGAAAATGATGCTAATTTTCGTGGTTATGATGGAGTAAACGATGTTTTCCAATTAGATTTGAAGGACCTTGAACGTGGGTGGAGAAAAACTATTTCTATGTTGTTCCCTCGGGCTTTTCCCCTGGTTCTTGCTGCTGAAGGAAAGATTTACGTCTTCGAATATTGGGGTTCTGAATCTTTTGGCGAGGTTTACGATATAAGTGGGGATTTTTGGGAACCATTGTCGCCCCCTCCGGAAGCTATCGATATATGTGTTCCTGTTCTAGATTCTTCCCGATCTCGGATTTTGGTGCACTGCCATGCCAGTGATACTCTTTACGCTTATTACTATGATCGTAAATCATGGGTTTGCCTCGAACAAAAATTTTGTTACTGGTCTGACACAGCGACAATCGTGGACGATGTGTTGTATACTGTCCTTGATAATTATTCTTGTTCTTTGGAGGCGTATAATTTGCTTGATAAGAAACATTTGCCCGTCAAATGGTTATCGGAAGTTCCAGTGACTCCACCACAGGGTTGCACTCTGTATCGTTTGGGCAGTGGCAAGCTTATTTTGGGTTGGGTCAACCATCTCCATACTTTTGAGTATATAAGATTTAATATTTGGTGCAACGAGCAGGGAGGGATTCATGTAGCTGCAGAGCATCAATCTGCCATCACTGTTCCATATCCCAAAGATATTTGTAATTTATTGTTCTTCTGA